From Woronichinia naegeliana WA131, the proteins below share one genomic window:
- the proB gene encoding glutamate 5-kinase, producing the protein MLSEQTLVIKIGTSSLTQGETSQLALSTIAALVETLCQLRKAGYNIVLVSSGAVGVGCLRLEMNERPKKMATKQAIAAVGQGRLIRIYDDLFSNLGQVIAQVLLTRRELIDRNCYVNAYNTFQALFELGVIPIVNENDTVAIEELKFGDNDTLSALVASLVEADWLFILTDVDQVYSADPRLDSQAQPIHFVSASELAQLQVNAGSPGSQWGTGGMMTKITAARIATGSGVRTVITHGRQPQNISKILAGEAIGTQFEPQTRTENARKRWIAFGLLPMGKLYIDAGAVKALCESSKSLLAAGITQVEGEFMADDAIQICNLEGKEIARGLANYSRQEIEKIKGHHSEEIAAILGYAGPETIVHRDNLVLQD; encoded by the coding sequence ATGCTTTCCGAACAAACACTAGTTATTAAAATTGGTACATCGAGTTTGACCCAGGGAGAAACGAGCCAATTAGCTCTCTCCACGATCGCCGCTTTAGTGGAAACCCTTTGTCAATTAAGAAAAGCGGGTTATAACATCGTCTTGGTTTCTTCCGGTGCAGTGGGAGTCGGTTGTCTGCGCTTGGAAATGAACGAACGTCCTAAAAAGATGGCCACTAAACAGGCGATCGCGGCGGTGGGTCAGGGTCGTTTGATCCGAATTTATGACGATTTATTTAGTAATTTGGGTCAGGTCATTGCCCAGGTTTTATTAACGCGACGAGAACTGATTGATCGTAATTGTTATGTCAATGCTTACAACACTTTTCAAGCTCTCTTTGAATTAGGCGTGATTCCCATTGTCAATGAAAATGATACGGTGGCGATCGAGGAATTAAAATTTGGCGATAATGATACTCTTTCGGCTCTGGTGGCCAGTTTAGTCGAAGCGGATTGGTTGTTTATCTTAACTGATGTGGATCAAGTTTACTCTGCCGATCCGCGTTTGGATAGTCAGGCCCAACCGATTCATTTTGTCTCCGCCAGTGAATTGGCCCAATTACAGGTAAATGCTGGTAGCCCAGGTTCTCAGTGGGGAACGGGTGGCATGATGACGAAAATCACGGCGGCTCGAATTGCCACTGGTTCAGGGGTCAGAACGGTGATTACTCACGGTCGTCAACCTCAGAATATTAGTAAAATTTTGGCAGGAGAGGCGATCGGAACTCAATTTGAACCCCAAACTCGTACAGAAAATGCTCGCAAACGTTGGATTGCTTTTGGGTTGTTGCCGATGGGTAAGCTTTATATCGATGCCGGGGCGGTGAAGGCTCTTTGTGAAAGTAGTAAATCTCTTTTAGCTGCCGGAATTACCCAGGTGGAAGGAGAATTTATGGCAGATGATGCGATACAAATCTGCAATCTGGAAGGCAAAGAAATTGCGCGGGGTTTAGCTAATTATAGTCGTCAGGAAATCGAAAAAATTAAGGGCCATCATTCCGAAGAAATTGCGGCTATTTTGGGTTATGCTGGGCCAGAAACGATTGTTCATCGTGATAATTTAGTACTTCAAGATTAA
- the cysE gene encoding serine O-acetyltransferase, which yields MLLSLVADFRIIFERDPAARNWLEVLFCYPGFQALLFHRFSHQLYRLGLPFIPRLLSHVARFLTGVEIHPGAQIGEGVFIDHGMGVVIGETAIIGDYALIYQGVTLGGTGKQSGKRHPTLGENVVVGAGAKVLGNISVGNNVRIGAGSVVLRDVPSDCTVVGIPGRIVHRSGVKVNPLEHGNLPDSEATVIRLLLDRIEALEEQMEKLETSRQRELETFSSNFYQSCSESFAVKREKICHVGDREIEEFLGGTL from the coding sequence GTGCTACTTTCCCTCGTTGCTGATTTTCGCATCATCTTTGAGCGTGACCCTGCTGCCCGTAACTGGCTGGAGGTATTATTTTGCTATCCAGGTTTTCAGGCACTCCTGTTTCACCGTTTTTCCCATCAACTCTATCGCCTGGGTCTGCCTTTTATTCCCCGTTTACTGTCCCATGTCGCTCGCTTTTTAACGGGAGTTGAAATCCATCCTGGGGCCCAAATTGGGGAAGGGGTTTTTATTGATCATGGCATGGGCGTTGTGATTGGCGAAACAGCGATTATTGGTGATTACGCGCTAATCTATCAAGGTGTCACCCTGGGCGGTACGGGCAAACAAAGCGGCAAACGTCATCCAACCCTGGGTGAAAATGTGGTAGTGGGGGCTGGAGCGAAGGTGTTAGGGAATATTTCGGTAGGAAATAATGTTCGGATTGGGGCTGGCTCGGTAGTATTAAGGGATGTCCCTTCGGATTGTACGGTGGTCGGGATTCCAGGCCGGATCGTCCATCGCTCTGGCGTGAAGGTTAATCCCCTTGAACATGGCAATTTACCGGATTCGGAAGCGACGGTTATTCGTCTGCTCCTAGACCGTATTGAAGCCTTGGAAGAACAAATGGAAAAACTGGAAACCTCCCGTCAACGGGAATTAGAGACTTTTTCTAGTAATTTTTATCAATCCTGTTCAGAAAGTTTTGCTGTTAAAAGGGAAAAAATTTGTCATGTCGGCGATCGCGAAATCGAAGAATTCTTGGGGGGAACACTGTAG
- a CDS encoding FIST C-terminal domain-containing protein: MSISMQWANALSTRPSLEAAVNEVVSIVQRSLTASPDLGIVFLSSAFASDYPRLIPLLQEKMPLPVLIGCGGGGIVGMKSGKQVVEIENSPALSLTVACLPGVEVHPFRLDADSLPDLDSSPQRWSELLGVSPEKNPHFILLADAFTPNITDLLEGLDYAYPQSIKIGGLASGGASNQSNLFFDCFSLPRSRFNHFGTIGVALSGNIQVETIVAQGCRPIGEPIQVSQGERNIITEVLVPDEKTNQLKARLPLDVIRELVETLSEKDRELAQHSLFIGIARDEFKLALQSGDFLIRNLLGVDPRHGAIAIGDRVRPGQRIQLHLRDAQTSGEDLLFLLENYHRAKVNSPQAIGALLFSCLGRGESLYGKPNFDSELFQRYLTQVPLGGFFCNGEIGPVGNRTFLHGYTSAFAIFRPISA; the protein is encoded by the coding sequence ATGAGTATTTCTATGCAGTGGGCTAATGCTTTATCAACTCGTCCTTCCCTAGAAGCGGCAGTGAACGAGGTAGTGTCGATTGTCCAGCGATCCTTAACCGCGTCTCCAGACTTAGGGATTGTCTTTTTGTCTTCCGCCTTTGCCAGTGACTATCCTCGCCTTATTCCCTTGCTTCAGGAAAAAATGCCTCTTCCTGTGTTGATTGGTTGTGGAGGGGGCGGCATCGTTGGTATGAAGTCCGGTAAACAGGTAGTAGAAATAGAGAATAGTCCGGCTTTGAGCTTGACAGTGGCTTGCTTGCCAGGGGTAGAAGTTCATCCTTTTCGCCTGGATGCCGATAGTTTGCCAGACCTGGATAGTTCTCCCCAACGTTGGAGTGAATTGCTAGGGGTGAGTCCCGAAAAAAATCCCCATTTTATTTTGCTGGCCGATGCCTTTACTCCGAACATCACCGACCTATTGGAGGGCTTGGATTATGCCTATCCTCAATCAATCAAGATCGGCGGTCTGGCCAGTGGGGGGGCTAGTAATCAGAGTAATTTGTTTTTTGATTGTTTCTCCCTGCCCCGTTCTCGATTTAACCATTTCGGGACAATTGGGGTAGCCCTGAGTGGCAATATTCAGGTGGAAACGATTGTGGCCCAGGGCTGTCGTCCCATTGGTGAGCCGATCCAAGTTAGTCAGGGAGAGCGCAATATTATCACGGAAGTTTTAGTGCCAGACGAGAAGACTAATCAATTAAAGGCCAGATTGCCTTTGGATGTTATCCGGGAATTGGTGGAAACGCTGAGTGAAAAGGATCGAGAGTTGGCCCAACATTCGCTGTTTATTGGCATTGCCCGTGATGAGTTTAAGTTAGCGTTGCAATCAGGGGATTTTCTGATTCGTAATTTATTGGGGGTTGATCCGCGTCATGGAGCCATTGCTATCGGCGATCGCGTTCGTCCAGGTCAACGGATTCAGTTGCATCTGCGGGATGCCCAAACCTCAGGGGAAGATTTATTATTTCTGTTAGAAAATTATCACCGTGCGAAGGTCAATAGTCCCCAGGCGATCGGAGCTTTGTTGTTTTCCTGTCTCGGTCGTGGCGAATCTCTCTATGGCAAACCGAATTTTGACTCGGAATTATTTCAACGTTATTTAACGCAAGTTCCCCTCGGTGGCTTTTTCTGTAATGGAGAAATTGGCCCCGTTGGTAATCGAACTTTTCTGCATGGTTATACTTCTGCTTTTGCTATTTTTAGACCAATATCAGCATAG
- a CDS encoding CocE/NonD family hydrolase: MTNLPVKLFEMGSNQWRYYDNFTSGKQQIHYFHSNGLAAINNQAGKLVTTLPETETPVTDDFVHDPWRPVPSLGGHASFPGGVFERSLLDCRTDIVTYTSEPLTTDLHLLGSPMVEIQVQADSESFDLCAILSRMTADGNVYNISQGYRRIDQSQAVVNLSLQATCIKIPKGDRLRLSLSGACFPAYNVNAGTGKALAEAQLLEQQVITISIELGKNFTSKLCLNLNENTV; encoded by the coding sequence ATGACTAATCTGCCCGTTAAGTTATTTGAAATGGGTAGCAATCAATGGCGATATTACGATAATTTTACTTCAGGCAAACAACAGATTCATTATTTTCATAGTAATGGATTAGCCGCTATCAACAATCAGGCGGGAAAATTAGTCACGACTCTCCCTGAGACTGAAACCCCTGTAACAGATGATTTTGTCCATGATCCCTGGCGACCCGTACCTTCTTTAGGCGGTCATGCGAGTTTTCCAGGAGGAGTTTTTGAGCGATCGCTGTTAGATTGTCGCACCGATATTGTCACCTATACTTCAGAGCCACTAACGACAGATTTACACCTTTTAGGTTCTCCGATGGTCGAGATTCAAGTCCAGGCAGATAGCGAAAGTTTTGATCTCTGTGCCATTTTGTCTAGAATGACTGCCGATGGCAACGTTTATAATATTAGCCAGGGCTATCGTCGCATTGATCAGTCTCAAGCAGTTGTCAATCTCTCTCTTCAGGCAACTTGTATTAAAATTCCCAAAGGCGATCGCTTACGATTGAGTCTTAGTGGTGCTTGCTTTCCGGCCTATAATGTTAACGCGGGTACAGGAAAAGCTTTAGCAGAAGCACAATTATTAGAGCAGCAAGTGATTACTATCAGTATTGAATTAGGCAAAAATTTTACGAGTAAACTTTGTCTGAATTTAAACGAAAATACAGTTTAA